TTGACGTATACCGCGAAGCGATGTCCCCGCTGCCGGGCCTGGCGCGAATGGGCACCACCGTTTTTGCCTGGGCTGCGATTGCATCCGTGGTCGTCACGGCAACAACCCTGACATCTCTCACACCGGGGTCGGAAACGGTAGCCAAAATTGGTCTGCAGCTTCTACGATGCGCCGGCGCAACTGAACTCTGCCTGCTGGCATTGCTTCTCTTGAGCATGAGGGCGATCGGACTATCACTGCGAAGCCGCCCGATGGGGATGGCACTGGGGCTGGGATTGATGGCTGCAATCGACTGCGCCGAATCCATCGTTTCCATGTTGGGCGTCAATGCTACTCCGGCCATTCAGTTAGCCTTTGAGGTCTCCTCGGTCATCACCCTCGGTGTCTGGTCCGTCTACTCGGCGATGCCGGAGCCGGCACGCAGAGCCGTGACCGTTCCTGTAAACTCAGCCATCTACAAATGGGATCAGATCGCCTCGGCCCTTGGACACAAGGGCACACAAGTTGCCGTGCAACCTGCGCCCAGCTTCTTCCTTGTGGACGTTGAGAAGGTTGTAGAACGCGCCTTCGTTCGCACTCTGAAGGGCAAAGAATCGGAATCCTGAGAATCCCGCTTTGTTTGGATTTGATCGAAAACAGAAAAGGCCGGACCCCATCAGGTTCCGGCCTTTTCTTAAGCCATTGCGAGAGCGCCGACCGCGCTTACTCAGCAGCCAGGGGTTCCACGTACGCGAATCGTCCCTTGTTTCCGCGATCCCGGAATTGCACTGTTCCGCTGATCTTGGCGAAGAGCGTATCGTCCTTGCCGATGCCAACATTCACGCCCGGCTTGATCGGTGTTCCACGCTGCCGAACGATGATCGTGCCGCCGGTCACAACCTGGCCGCCGAAGGCCTTCACGCCCAGCCGCTGGGCATTTGAGTCGCGTCCGTTTGTTGAACTACCGCCGCCTTTTTTGTGTGCCATTCGAGTAAATCCTTTCTAAAGTCCAGAACTTCTGTTCTACCGGTTCGGCCGCTTAGACGGCTGCTCCGTAGGGAACGCCATCCACCTCAATGGTCTTGATACGCACCTCGGTGAATGCCTGTCGATGTCCCTGCAGCTTCTTGTACTGCTTCTTCCGCTTCAGGTGGAAGACCAGGATCTTTGCATGGCGACCGTCGCCAATCACCTCGGCCGTAACCTTCGCGCTCGCCGGCCTGGCAATCGTACCCGGCTCGCCGGAAACTGCCAGCACATCGGAAAACTCGACCGTCTGGACGTCCGAATCCGCGGTCTCTACCTTTTCAATCTTGACGACATCGCCTGGGGCGACCCGGTACTGCTTACCACCGGTACGAATCACAGCGTACATAGAACCTCCGGCGCCGCCGCTCAACCCAATATCGATTGGGGCGCGCATCCTTCAAACCTGATTGAATGGGCAAACACATGCTCACCCTGACAACACTCAAGTCCATATCAAACTACTCACCGGACGAGTGCTGAAACAGGGCTACAGGCAGAATCGCCAAACTAAGGTAGTGTACCGTCTTTGTTTCCCTCGCGTCAATCACGCCGCTCCCCCACGGCAAAGCCGCCGAATCAAAGCTAAAATAAAGACTGGCGATCCAGTCTGGCAAACCCAGCAAAGCACCCCGGCAATCAAGAATGACCACTTCTCCTGTTGCAACCATTGAAGTTCAGGCTCCAAAACCCCTATCCGGCGCCTCGCCGGAGGGGACATTGCTACGCGTCCTCGCGGCAGTCAGCTTCTGCCATCTGCTCAACGACATGATCCAGTCGTTGTTGCCTTCTATTTACCCGATCCTGAAATCCTCATTTCATTTGAATTTCAGCCAGATCGGGCTGATTACCCTGACCTTCCAGATCACCGCATCGCTGTTGCAGCCCTTCATCGGCCACTTCACCGATCGCCGCCCTCTGCCCTGGTCGCTGCCCATCGGCATGTCCTGCACCCTGGTTGGACTGGTTTTGCTGGCCTTTGCGCCCACCTTCACGCTGCTGCTGATCGCCGCTTCGCTCTTCGGTGTTGGTTCCGCCATCTTCCATCCCGAGTCGTCGCGAGTGGCCCGCATGGCCTCGGGCGGCAAACACGGATTCGCACAGTCGTTCTTCCAGGTCGGCGGTAATGCCGGCTCGGCCATCGGCCCGCTGCTCGCTGCCTTCATCATCCTGCCCCAGGGACAAATCGGCGTCCTCTGGTTCTCGCTTGCCGCCATCACCGCAATCGCCGTCCTTAGCTGGGTAGGCCGCTGGTACAAGGAGCGCCTCGAACACCTGCAACGCCGCGCCGCTCATCCCGACCACCACCACAACCTCTCCAGAAATCAGGTGGGCTTCGCGCTTTTCATCCTGATGATGCTGGTCTTTTCCAAGTACTTCTATATCGCCAGCCTCACCAGCTATTACACCTTCTATCTCATCAGCCGCTTCCACGTCTCCGTTGCCAGCTCGCAACTGCATCTCTTCCTGCTGTTCGGAGCCATCGCCGCCGGCACGCTCATCGGCGGCCCGATCGGCGACAAGATCGGCCGCAAATACGTCATCTGGTGCTCGATCCTCGGCGTCCTGCCCTTCACCCTGCTGCTGCCCTACGCCAACCTCTTCTGGACCGGCGTTCTGAGCGTGATCATCGGCGTCGTCATCGCCTCAGCCTTCTCGGCGATCCTGGTCTACGCGCAGGAACTCGTTCCCGGCCGCGTCGGCATGATCTCCGGCCTGTTCTTCGGCTTCGCCTTCGGCATGGGCGGCATCGGCGCGGCAGTCCTCGGCAAAATCGCCGACATGACCAGCATCGTCTACGTCTACCAACTGTGCGCTTACCTGCCGGCCATCGGCCTGCTGACTGGCTTTCTGCCAAACATTGAGCCGGCCCGCGACGGGAAACGAAGCTGACTCTAAATCGATTTCGGCGAGTGGCGCAAGTCTTATTGCGAGAGCCCGGTCTCTAAAAAAGGGATCGCAAAGAAACAAAGTGTCATCGGGTCACATTTTCTAAAATTTGCTATACTGTTTTTACTATTCGGTGTCCCAAAGACATCAATTACTTGGCGTCCCAAAGACGTCACTAGAAAGGGGCGCATATGCGCCCCTTTTCAAATTTATTGTGGGTGAACTAATGGGTAGAGTTGCGGTATTCATAGACGCGGGATATTTCTGGGTGCAATCATGCCACGCAGTCTTGGGCAGGCCGGGCAAAAGAAGTGAAGTCATCGTCGATTACAAAAGCCTCCGCAACAGCCTGCTGGGTGCGGTAGGCAGCCAGACAAATGGAGTCGAATTGCTCCGCGTCTACTGGTACGACGGTCCCTCCCAGCTCGGTAAGGGTCCGGATCACCAATCGATCGATGAGCTTGACGATTTTAAGCTCAGGCTTGGAACACGAAACATGACCGGGCAACAGAAGGCTGTGGATGGATTGATTATTGCCGACATGTTGAACCTTACCCAATCAAAGGCCATCGATCACGCGGTTCTGATAAGTGGGGATGCGGATCTGACACCGGGGGTGACGGCTGCACAAGCGATGGGCCTTCGCGTCCACCTCATTATTCTTGAGCCGAAGGTTGCGACCTCGCCCTATCTCGCTGCGGAAGCAGATGGAAAACTCTATCTCACAACAGATTGGATCAAGAGCTTTGCTGCTCAAGCAACGGTTCAGGCACCGATCCCCGGTCCTGTTAGTCCTCAACCATCTGTGGTGACCCACAGCCTGCCATCGGTAGTACCAACTACAGGGTCCGTGACCAAATCCCGCCTATCATGCGAGGAAATCGCCCGACAGACTCATGCAAGCATCCTCCAAGGTCCGTTAGCGTCTCTACTGGCCCCTTCATTAAAGGGCCGGGTTCCGCTGCCTCCGGAAATTGACCGTCCGCTTTTGTACGCAGGCAAGCTAAGGCTAGGCAAGGCCCTCACAGAGGACGAAAAGAGAGATTTGCGATCTGCCTTCAAAGATTTGCTCTGAGAATTGGGTGGCTGTGTGTGTCCCGCAATCGGCCCATTGCCGGAATCGCACTTCAATGCTTGCCCAGAGTGAAATACGTCTGCCCCGAAAGCAGACAGCGTCTTCGCGCGACTAAAGAATTAATAGAGGGTTTTCGCCGCAGTGAGAAGCGTCAGCGTCTCACTGCAAGGGACGCTGCATGATCAACAGGCGAAGCCATTCCCCGAATTTGTACCCTGCTTCCGGCAGTAAACCAACCTGCTGAAATCCCAACGATTCATGCAGCGCCACCGAAGGCACATTCACCCCACAGATACAGGCCACCATTGAGTGGCAACCTTTCGCCTGGCATTCCGAGATCAGCGTGCCCAGAAGAGCCTTGCCGACCCCATGGCCGATACAGTCGGGGCGCACGTAAATGGAGTCTTCGACCGTAAAGCGATAACCCTGGCGAGGCCGGAACTGCGAGGCGTAACAAAAGCCCACAATATAACCCTCGAGCTCCGCCACCAGGTACGGCAAATCGCGATCCAGAACGGCCTGCCGCCTCCGCCGCATCTCCCACTCATCCGGAACTTCAGTCTCGAATGTCGCCGTACTCATTGCGACGAACTGGGCATAGATAGCTGTGACATCCGGCATGTCGGCTGCCGTTGCGGAACGGACCAGGCATTTCGATTCGAGGGGAGTTTCGTCGATCCAGCTGCCGGCGCTGCGTTCAGCTCTCATGTGGCTTGGATTCGAAATAGACGTCAGGTGGATTGAATCGTGTGTTTCCACTTCGTTTCGGTTTGACCAAACCCCCACTTCTCCTACCAGTACACTCTCAATCATATAAAGGAGGGATAAGACTTATGGCCTGTGTCAACGCGCTGCCAAACCGAGCCCTTTGCCGAAAGCCGATTTCCGGGTATACTAAGGGTTCGGCAGCAGGTCTGTGAGCCGCGTCTTTCTGCGTTGTGGCAGCCTTCAACGTTTGCCCAGAGCGAAAAACGCTCCGACGCAATGTAGACAGCGTCTTCACGACCGCCCCGATCCCAATGCGGGAATACCCTTAAGGATTTTGGAGTCGAGCAATGGCACAGGTATGCGACGTTTGCGGCAAAGGCCCGCAGTTTGGCAATAACATCTCTCACGCCCACAACGTAACCCGGCGCCGCTGGAGCCCGAATCTCCAGGCCGTTCACGCTCTGGTCAACGGAGCAGCCAAGCGCATCCGCGTCTGCACCAACTGCATCAAGAGCGGCAAAGTCGCCAAGGCGTAGCGCCCAGGCTTTCGCCGGATACACCTCAAGCACCAAAAAGCAGCCCCCACTCGCCGAACCTTATGCGGGCGGGGGCTGCTTTTTGAGTTGTCCTTACTTCTTTTCGAAGCTCAGCGATGCGGAATTGATGCAATAACGCAGTCCGGTCGGCTTCGGGCCATCCGGAAAGACATGGCCCAGATGACCGCCACAGCGCGCACAGGTCACTTCGACGCGCCGCATCCCGTAGCTCAGATCCTCGTGCTCCTTGATCGCTTTCGAGTCCGCCGGGATGTAAAAGCTAGGCCATCCGCAGCCTGAGTCAAATTTGGCGTCGCTGCCGAAGAGCACCGCTCCGCAGCCTGCGCACATATACTCGCCCGTCTCGTGATTTTGCGTCAGGATCCCGGTAAAGGGTCGTTCTGTCCCCTTCTGGCGAAGGACATGGTATTGCTCGGGGGTCAACAGTTCGCGCCACTCGGCGTCGCTCCGTTCAATTCTTGGTTCGATCTTTGCAGGGACAGTGGAGGAAACTGCGGAATCAGGAGTCTGGCTCATGGACATCACTCAACTTTCTGTCGATTCGATCCACTTCGGCCCCACCCGGTTACAAATCCTTCTGACCCGAAAAGTCTAACTGAGCGGCGCCATATGCTTGGTGTTCGTGTACGTATAGGTGATGCGGTTGATCACCGTGATCGTCGACAGAATCGCCAGCACCCACAGCACCGGAGCCATCACGCCCCAGTGGTTGAAGAGCGCCCCAAGGATGATCAGCACAATCCGCTCCGGCCGCTCCATGAAGCCCACCTTGCACGACCCGATCAGCGCCTCTGCCCGAGCCCGTGTATAGCTCACCATCAGCGAAGTGACCATGACAAACGCGACCAGAACCACGTAGCGAAAATGATTGACCCGCGCGTAGTAGACGATCAACCCGAAAAATAGCACTACATCCGAATAGCGGTCGATTACGGAATCGAAAAACGCACCAAAAACTGTCACCTTGTTCGTTCGCCGCGCGACCCGGCCATCAACCATGTCAAAGATGCCGGCTCCGATGATCACCAGCCCCGCGTAGAGGAACATCCGTCCGGCGTTGGTGGCGTTGGCATGACCGAAGAAAAACGCTGCTCCGATATTGATGATCAGACCGATAAAGGTAAGCACATTGGGGGAAATACGCGTGAGCGAAAGTCCGTGAACAATGCGGTCGAGCAGCCAGCCGCAGGCGCGGCCAAAGGCGCTGGTCCAGGTAGATGCCACGCTATTCCCCTACTTCGTCGTGAATGGTGATCAATTTCAGGATCTCCAGCTCGCGCTTGCCATTGGGCGTAACCACCACG
This portion of the Acidicapsa acidisoli genome encodes:
- a CDS encoding CDP-alcohol phosphatidyltransferase family protein, with product MASTWTSAFGRACGWLLDRIVHGLSLTRISPNVLTFIGLIINIGAAFFFGHANATNAGRMFLYAGLVIIGAGIFDMVDGRVARRTNKVTVFGAFFDSVIDRYSDVVLFFGLIVYYARVNHFRYVVLVAFVMVTSLMVSYTRARAEALIGSCKVGFMERPERIVLIILGALFNHWGVMAPVLWVLAILSTITVINRITYTYTNTKHMAPLS
- the msrB gene encoding peptide-methionine (R)-S-oxide reductase MsrB — its product is MSQTPDSAVSSTVPAKIEPRIERSDAEWRELLTPEQYHVLRQKGTERPFTGILTQNHETGEYMCAGCGAVLFGSDAKFDSGCGWPSFYIPADSKAIKEHEDLSYGMRRVEVTCARCGGHLGHVFPDGPKPTGLRYCINSASLSFEKK
- a CDS encoding NYN domain-containing protein translates to MGRVAVFIDAGYFWVQSCHAVLGRPGKRSEVIVDYKSLRNSLLGAVGSQTNGVELLRVYWYDGPSQLGKGPDHQSIDELDDFKLRLGTRNMTGQQKAVDGLIIADMLNLTQSKAIDHAVLISGDADLTPGVTAAQAMGLRVHLIILEPKVATSPYLAAEADGKLYLTTDWIKSFAAQATVQAPIPGPVSPQPSVVTHSLPSVVPTTGSVTKSRLSCEEIARQTHASILQGPLASLLAPSLKGRVPLPPEIDRPLLYAGKLRLGKALTEDEKRDLRSAFKDLL
- a CDS encoding MFS transporter, which gives rise to MTTSPVATIEVQAPKPLSGASPEGTLLRVLAAVSFCHLLNDMIQSLLPSIYPILKSSFHLNFSQIGLITLTFQITASLLQPFIGHFTDRRPLPWSLPIGMSCTLVGLVLLAFAPTFTLLLIAASLFGVGSAIFHPESSRVARMASGGKHGFAQSFFQVGGNAGSAIGPLLAAFIILPQGQIGVLWFSLAAITAIAVLSWVGRWYKERLEHLQRRAAHPDHHHNLSRNQVGFALFILMMLVFSKYFYIASLTSYYTFYLISRFHVSVASSQLHLFLLFGAIAAGTLIGGPIGDKIGRKYVIWCSILGVLPFTLLLPYANLFWTGVLSVIIGVVIASAFSAILVYAQELVPGRVGMISGLFFGFAFGMGGIGAAVLGKIADMTSIVYVYQLCAYLPAIGLLTGFLPNIEPARDGKRS
- the rplU gene encoding 50S ribosomal protein L21, translated to MYAVIRTGGKQYRVAPGDVVKIEKVETADSDVQTVEFSDVLAVSGEPGTIARPASAKVTAEVIGDGRHAKILVFHLKRKKQYKKLQGHRQAFTEVRIKTIEVDGVPYGAAV
- a CDS encoding GNAT family N-acetyltransferase, whose protein sequence is MRAERSAGSWIDETPLESKCLVRSATAADMPDVTAIYAQFVAMSTATFETEVPDEWEMRRRRQAVLDRDLPYLVAELEGYIVGFCYASQFRPRQGYRFTVEDSIYVRPDCIGHGVGKALLGTLISECQAKGCHSMVACICGVNVPSVALHESLGFQQVGLLPEAGYKFGEWLRLLIMQRPLQ
- the rpmA gene encoding 50S ribosomal protein L27, which encodes MAHKKGGGSSTNGRDSNAQRLGVKAFGGQVVTGGTIIVRQRGTPIKPGVNVGIGKDDTLFAKISGTVQFRDRGNKGRFAYVEPLAAE
- the rpmB gene encoding 50S ribosomal protein L28, producing MAQVCDVCGKGPQFGNNISHAHNVTRRRWSPNLQAVHALVNGAAKRIRVCTNCIKSGKVAKA